From Micromonospora rhizosphaerae, the proteins below share one genomic window:
- a CDS encoding iron-sulfur cluster biosynthesis family protein, with amino-acid sequence MLTMTDNAVMVIRDLAYQQDVGEAGGLRIAADTQAGSLSIELVPQPVQGDQVVDNQGARIFLDTDAAQLLNDTSVDATVDDEGIVQFGFTEKE; translated from the coding sequence ATGCTGACCATGACCGACAACGCCGTCATGGTGATCCGCGACCTCGCCTACCAGCAGGACGTCGGCGAGGCCGGCGGGCTGCGCATCGCGGCCGACACCCAGGCCGGCTCGCTCTCCATCGAGCTGGTGCCGCAGCCGGTGCAGGGCGACCAGGTGGTCGACAACCAGGGCGCGCGCATCTTCCTCGACACCGACGCCGCCCAGCTGCTCAACGACACCTCCGTCGACGCCACCGTCGACGACGAGGGGATCGTCCAGTTCGGCTTCACCGAGAAGGAGTGA